In Poecilia reticulata strain Guanapo linkage group LG11, Guppy_female_1.0+MT, whole genome shotgun sequence, the genomic stretch CCAAGGAGATTTTCACTGACTAGAAAGAATAGTTCAGAGGCCCAAAAGAGTCCTAGCATCAAAGAACCCATTATTCATATCCCTAAATCTGGAAATCTTGGGTATAAAACAACAGGCTCCATCAGTATGGGAGTTCCCTGCGAAAAATTTCATCATGCATCCCTAAAAGTGGAGCAGCCTTCTTGCCAAATATCTTCTGCCTCCATGGTTAGAAGTCTTTCAATGCCATCTGCATCAAGTTCATTAGACACTTCAAGTACTGTTCCCTGTAAATTTCGTCAAACTCAGTCCTTTGATGAAAAACCTTCTGAAACTCAAACGCCGCGCCGTTTTGGAACACTAAGAAGGCAACCAGCCATCGAAATCCCTATAGGTTCTGAGCCTACGAAACAAGAACAAGAGATATCGCATACATTTTCCTGCAACAGTGTAACCACAGTATCTGGTCAGAGGCAACGTCAACCACAGCCATATGAATGTGAGGCCTGTGGCACTGGTTGCAAGGATTGGGAAGGATATAAGAAACACAAGCAAAACCTATGCCATGCACATTATCCGCAAAATGAAATGGTAATGAGTCCAATGGAGAGCTCACAGCTAAGTAACCATGTAGTCAGAGCCGGAGTCTCAACAATGCgtaagagaagaaaagaggatAGTTTTGATTCTGATGACCTCTCATTGTCCCCTTCGGCTCTTTCATCAGGACGGTGCAAAGATGAGGTTATTGTAGCTGTTGAGGGCCCTAGACGGCCAGCACTGCAGACCTGCTCTGTTATTCAGCACACtagtttatttgaaaaacaagaaTCTTCATGTCATGAATATCAAAGCCTGAAAATAACAAACAGCTCTCCACCTCATAAAGAAAATTGTCCTATCTCTAAAACCCAACCCCAACATCAATCAGTTAAACCTACCAGCCGAAAGCTGGTCCGTCAAAATAATGTGCAGGTTCCAGAAATACTTGTAACAGAAGACTTAAATATTTGCCCAGATAACTCAAAAGAACCAAACTTGGCAGAGAAAAAATTGGAGAAGCTTGATGATTTTCATTGGCCACAGAGGAGCCCCTCGTTAGCACAGCTTCCCATTGAAAAGCTTCCCCCAAAGAAGAAGCGCTTGCGTTTAGCTGAGGCTGCCCAGTCCTCAGGTGACTCTAGCTTTGATTCCATGTCTCTGCCCCGTAGCCCCAGTCAGGACAGCAGTGCATCATACGCGTCCAGCCGCTCTACATCTTTTGAGGAACCAAGCAGACCAGACATGGAGGTAATGACATCAACAGCGCTGAGGAGATCAAGAGCCCCTCACATGTTGACTGTGCCTGGGGTTCATCATCAAAGAGAGATGAGGCGCTCAGCATCTGAGCAAGCCCCTCATGACCCACAACCTGGTGTTGAAATGGCCGAGACCCGCAGTAAATCATTTGACTATAGTAGTCTTTCGCCTGAACGCTCTGCAGTTGGATGGAAAGAGAGACGAAGATGTCTCCTCATGAGACATGCAGTAATCCGAGATCAAGATGATGAGGAAGGGCATGCTACTGTCCTGAGCCATAGTCCAGAACATGTAAGCTCTGACAGATGTTCTCAAGGAAGTCAGACTACTGTTTATGGCAGCAGGTCCTCCTCTCCCCCATTATCAAGTGTCAGAGTCTTGGGTATTCCAGAGGGATCGCAGTGCAAAGAGATTCTCACCAAGTGGAAACTCAGTCAAAATATTCACTTAAAAGGAAGCACAGAACTGTCAAAAAGCTACGAACCTTCAGTAGATGTGATAAAGGAGGCTTCTTACATCCATCCAGAGCAGGTTCCTCCTCGAGTACCGCAGACTAATCCTTCATATGGACCCTTGGGGGCAGCCCGAGCCCACTATCTTCCTGTGTCTACTGGGCTGAAACTAGAGATTCCTCCACAACATCAAACATACACCGAGGGGCCTACCAGTAACTCCCACATTCACCAACGTACCCCTCATATCACATACAATTTAGAAGAACTGAGGCCATTTACATCTCCAGCAGTAGCTGTTCGTCTCCAGACAGACACTCTCACCCCAGCATGTGCCATATACACTACTCTATCTCAGTCCATCTCCCAGAGGCCACACAATGCATTCAACGGCATCTCACCTAAAGTATGTCTTTCAACAGCCGAACTCAGAAACCACCCAAATACAAGTTTAGACTTGCAATCATGGTCTGAGGATGGCCCAAGGTGTCCAGGATCCAGTAGCAACAAGCGTATGCTTTCCCCTTCAAACAGTATAGAGCTCATCCCTGAgtcacaacagcagcagaaaagaataaaagaagaagaggagaaggaggttGGATGTGCCAACATATCAGCACTTAATACACCGAGTCAAGAACTCAAACAGGAAACTCTGTCATGCTTACCAGATGTTTCTTCTCCAGCCTCATGTGCTGAACCCTCTTACCCCAGCCTGCTCTCAAGCACTTGCAACAGCTGGTGCTATTTGAACTACATAAAGCCAAATCCATCGACTCTGGATGAACAGGAGCCCTCGGTGTATTCATCGTGGTCTACCAGTGGCTATGACCCCAACCCACCTGGGCTCTGTAGCAAGACTGTACTCTCGCTACTGCACTGTAAGCAGAGGCTCACTTCCTCCATTTATACTACATCATCCATGACTGTCAGGATAACCGAATCCCTGGAGGATGAGGACTGCAAACGTCTCTGCTCTACTGAGGTAGATACTGCACTGACCTgtgagagttttttttgtctaagaAATGTTCAGATTGAGAAGACAGATCATTACATACAATAGAACTTCAATTCTGGAAGCATCAAAAGTTTGTTGATCATTGTTGTGACcatttatgttgaatttttgcAAATCATGAGTTCTATTAATTTCTAACTTATACGTAAGGTAATTTTGAACcaaaatctgtatttaattGTTCCTTTTTGAATTGTTAAAATTACTTTGATAACTTTTGGACCCTCCTATTAATATAAGAGATTAAGACCACACCAGGGGGTGGTCAAGCCCTGGTTGCTTGGCCGGTTGTTTGGATGGAGATTAAAACATCTCTTGTGACGATGagagatattttaaaatgactttttaaactaGTAAGATCAGATGAAGTTAGCTTCATCTGATCTGAAGTGTAAGCGATTTTTAGTTattgttctgtctgtttttcctaGAAATAAACTACatagatttttcaaacaaatcagAAGTGCATTCAAGAAACAAATAACCTGttgctttgaaaaaatgtggttttggaACTTGTgattctcaaaaatattttgcaacttataaaaacatttatagttATGGTCATCAAAGACAAACTATTGACATGTAAGTCTGTAACAAATGGTATATAACACTTTGTTCATAGTGAGTTCCTAGGTTTGGTTTCCCTTGCCATGCAAGAGGCAGAAttggttcatttatttttctttttttccgaGTTCAGGTCTACAGCACTCCCCTCTACTGCATAGACCATGAGCGGATGGTAAAGG encodes the following:
- the hivep3a gene encoding transcription factor HIVEP3, whose amino-acid sequence is MEALHCQKTTGEQTGGQEQHQSKSLQQGLRCKSPFQTSQQQPTACPKSQCTAQVPKLSRRHNPERKRLRHQRQSIASDTELEHKQEAATEEATVSCSSLGGLPCTQDATIQSASETQEDNPKQKRERKPQKPGKYVCTYCGRACAKPSVLQKHIRSHTGERPYPCAPCGFSFKTKSNLYKHRKSHTHKVKAGLAIGEPKSLEEQVTESEDETRHLSSASALTSRQNSVASVKNPEVDVAKDRTGLSNDSFAVKKRLALRLSRGKHCSQDSSDEKTSSLILGSRGSTESGYFSRSESTEQPQDSPTNTSAKSYAEIILGKYGRLGQLQRMSRHHDQNLPGHEEKNISFSVPKKQVIDHITKLITINEAVVDTSKIDSVKPRRFSLTRKNSSEAQKSPSIKEPIIHIPKSGNLGYKTTGSISMGVPCEKFHHASLKVEQPSCQISSASMVRSLSMPSASSSLDTSSTVPCKFRQTQSFDEKPSETQTPRRFGTLRRQPAIEIPIGSEPTKQEQEISHTFSCNSVTTVSGQRQRQPQPYECEACGTGCKDWEGYKKHKQNLCHAHYPQNEMVMSPMESSQLSNHVVRAGVSTMRKRRKEDSFDSDDLSLSPSALSSGRCKDEVIVAVEGPRRPALQTCSVIQHTSLFEKQESSCHEYQSLKITNSSPPHKENCPISKTQPQHQSVKPTSRKLVRQNNVQVPEILVTEDLNICPDNSKEPNLAEKKLEKLDDFHWPQRSPSLAQLPIEKLPPKKKRLRLAEAAQSSGDSSFDSMSLPRSPSQDSSASYASSRSTSFEEPSRPDMEVMTSTALRRSRAPHMLTVPGVHHQREMRRSASEQAPHDPQPGVEMAETRSKSFDYSSLSPERSAVGWKERRRCLLMRHAVIRDQDDEEGHATVLSHSPEHVSSDRCSQGSQTTVYGSRSSSPPLSSVRVLGIPEGSQCKEILTKWKLSQNIHLKGSTELSKSYEPSVDVIKEASYIHPEQVPPRVPQTNPSYGPLGAARAHYLPVSTGLKLEIPPQHQTYTEGPTSNSHIHQRTPHITYNLEELRPFTSPAVAVRLQTDTLTPACAIYTTLSQSISQRPHNAFNGISPKVCLSTAELRNHPNTSLDLQSWSEDGPRCPGSSSNKRMLSPSNSIELIPESQQQQKRIKEEEEKEVGCANISALNTPSQELKQETLSCLPDVSSPASCAEPSYPSLLSSTCNSWCYLNYIKPNPSTLDEQEPSVYSSWSTSGYDPNPPGLCSKTVLSLLHCKQRLTSSIYTTSSMTVRITESLEDEDCKRLCSTEVYSTPLYCIDHERMVKVQLPTDDIANRKANEQKEKKRRKQEVSLCFRNKQPLEVRISERRSQAQPGVVCGECDRKCPGEFGNPTALPEESQTSVCEVCSGSLDAPVGLCEHLTPGAEGRGHQDDTPGESKDQAADPDQLKESDRQDAAHEDDDGTHDEGSGSTVPVGSHTSGEKSGVEGRLVGNTCSSPPPPPTMRSSASTRRALFARRRLGASSSGASHSPHTQSPGPEREPSPPRSASPGPHPSPAPTSSLSPSSRPVSSVLKTAASPVRGPDEGSHSAGFPGSPAGGSAPCQTCLPPKELRPAAALSGEESSLVPIISPHPARPRGTNRLLSHLPLHSQQPGRTPSLLIPIGGIHMVQPRSTLPLYRLVASPAASRIPTGKMAAPPYQDAHKETVASSAPQRPRAAEQTPAGDKDLPVQQPSTSRSGTHVYTEGQNSSQKHL